CTTTCGGGACGCTGGATAGGGCCGTGAGGACCAGCCGGTGAGGGGCAGCGGACCCGCACGACTCGCGTGGCGGTCTGGACGGAGCGCGGTCTTGCGAGCCGATTCGCACGGGACTACGAGTCGTACGAAAGGAAGGGCATTGAGCGGACACCGAAGGGACTGCCTGGCACCGGAACGGGGCTAGGCGGAACGCGTGAGGTGGAGGGCGGTCCAGGAGACGGGGGGCAGGGACAGGGTGACGGTGGTGCCGTCGGTGGCGACCCCGCCGGCGGTGGGGCGGAGGGTGACGCGGTCCGGTTCGTCCCTGGTGTTGGAGGCGCGCACGTCGTCGTCGGTCAGCGTGACCGATTCGGCGACCGTGAGGCCGGTGCCGAAAGCGGTCAGGTCCACGGCCAGCTCGACCGGCTCGGACTGGGAGCGGTTGACCACGAAGACGGTGACCTCGCCGGTGGCCTCGTCATGGGTGGCGACCGCGTCGATCAGGGCGGCCTCGCCGTGCCGCGCCGTCTCGTAGGTCGGGCTGTCGATCCGGGTCTCCAGGACGTCGCCCTTGGCCAGCGCGGCGGTGCGGGCGAACGGGTGGAAGATGGTCTGGCGCCAGGCCGGGCCGCCGGGCTCGGTCATGATCGGGGCGATCACGTTGACCAGCTGAGCCTGGCAGGCGGCGGTGACCCGGTCGCTGTGCCGGAGCAGCGAGATCAGCAGGTTGCCGACGACCACCGCGTCGGCCACGTTGTACTGATCCTCGATGACGCGCGGGGCCACGCCCCATTCCGAAGGCAGCGGGGCGTTCTGGAACCGGGAGAGGTACCAGACGTTCCACTCGTCGAACGACAGGTTGATCTTCTTGGTGCTCTTCAGGCGTGCTCCGACGGCGTCCGCGGTGGCGACGATGCTGTTCACGAAGTGGTCCATGTCGACCGCGCTGGCCAGGAACGACCCGAGGTCGCCGTCGTGCTCCTCGTAGTACGCGTGGCAGGAGACGTAGTCGACCACGTCGTACGCGTGCTCCAGCACCGTCGACTCCCAGGCGCCGAAGGTCGGCATCGAGGAGCTGGAGCTGCCGCAGGCGACCAGCTCCAGGTCCGGCTCCGCGGACCGGAGCGCGCGAGCGGTGGACGCGGCGAGCAGGCCGTACTCCTCGGCGGTCTTGTGCCCGGTCTGCCAGGGTCCGTCCAGCTCGTTGCCGAGGCACCAGATCTTGACGCCGTACGGCTTCTCCGCCCCGTTCGCCCGCCGCCGCTCGGAGAGCGCCGTGCCCTCCGGGTGGTTGATGTACTCGTGCACGTCGAGCGCTTCCTGCACGCCGCGGGTGCCGAGGTTGACCGCGTACATGATCTCCACGCCGGCCTTCTCGGCCCACTTGGCGAACTCGTCGATGCCCACCTCGTTGGTCTCGATGCTGCGCCAGGCGAGGTCCCGGCGGCGGGGCCGCTGCTCGCGCGGCCCGACGCCGTCCTCCCAGCGGTAGCCGGAGACGAAGTTGCCACCCGGGTAGCGGACCATGCTCACGCCCAGCTCGCGGGCCAGCGCGAGCACGTCGGTACGGAAGCCGTCCTCGTCGGCGCTCGGGTGGCCCGGCTCGTAGATGCCGGTGTAGACGCAGCGGCCCATGTGCTCGACGAACGAGCCGAAGGTCCGGCGGTTGACGGGGGCCACGACGGCAGCCGGATTCAATGCGACATGCGCACGGAGCATTTGTTGTCCCTTTGAAAAGCGCGGAGAGGTCACTTGACGGCGCCGATGGTCAAACCACCGCGCCAGTAACGCTGAAGAAGGAGGAAGGCGGCGATCAGCGGCACGATGGCCACCAGGGCGCCCGTCACGATCACGTTGAACAGGGCCTCGCCGCCGTTGCCGAGGGTGGCCGACATGTACCAGGTACGCAGTCCGACCGTCAGCGGGAAGAGATGGTCGTCGCTGAGCATCACCAGCGGCAGGAAGAAGTTGTTCCACGACGCGACCATCGAGAACAGCAGCACGGTGACCAGGGCGGGCCGCATCGCGGGCAGGGCCACGCTGGTGAACACCCGCAGCTCGCCGGCGCCGTCGATGCGGGCCGCCTCGAGCATCTCGTCCGGCACCGACTCGTGCGTGTAGACACGCAGCAGGTAGACCCCGAACGGGTTGAGCAGCGACGGCAGGATCACCGCCCAGATCGAGTCGACCAGGCCGGCCTTCGACATCAGCAGGTAGGTGGGCAGCACCAGCGCCGTCGCCGGGACCATGATCAGCCCCAGGAGCAGAGCAAAAAGTTTGGTACGCCCGGGGAAGCGCAGTTTCGCGAAGGCGTACCCGGCGAGCGCCGAGACCGCGGTCGCGCCGACGCCGCTGACCACCGCGTACAGCGCGGAGTTCCGCAGCCAGACCAGGTAGATCCCGTTCTCCTGGGAGAACACCGTCTTCAGGTTGTCGACCAGGTGGAAGTCGGAGAACCACAGCGGCGCGGACAGGAACAGCCCGTCGTTGTCCTTGGTCGCGGCGACCAGCAGCCACCAGAACGGCAGCAGGAAGTAGATCGCCATCACGCCCATCACGACGTGCGGGACGATGCCGGCGCGCTCACTCTTACCGTTCACAGCGCGCTCCGTTTCCTGGTGGCGAAGAGGAAGATGTACGACCCGACGAACACCACCGCGCCGAGCAGGAACGAGATCGCGGCCGAGTAGTTGTACTGCTGGAACGAGAACGCCTGGTTGAAGGCGTACACGTTGGGCGTGTAGTGCTGGGTGATCGAGCCCGGGTTGAGCGGCTGGAGGATCAGCGGCTCGGTGAAGAACTGGAGCGTCCCCAGGATCGTGAAGAGCGTGGCCAGCACGATCGCCGAGGAGATCATCGGCGTCTTGATCCGCCAGGCGATCTGGGCCGGGCCGGCGCCGTCGATCCGCGCCGACTCGTAGACCTCCCGCGGCAGGCCCTGCAACGCCGCGTACAGGACGATCATGTTGTAGCCGGCCCACTGCCAGGTCACCACGTTGCCCAGCGACGCCAGCACCCAGGAGCTGGAGAGGAAGTCGATGTGCAGCACCGAGCCGAACGGGCCGGTGTCCTTGGAGTACAGGAAGCCCCACATCAGGGTGCCGATCACCACCGGGACGGCGTACGGGACGAACGCGGCGAGCCGGAAGATCCGGGAGAACCGCGAGGTCGCGTGGTCGATCAGGAGCGCCGCGAGCAGCGCGACGCCGATCATCACCGGCGTCTGCACCAGCCCGAACAGGATCACCCGGACCACGCCCTCGCGGAC
Above is a genomic segment from Actinoplanes ianthinogenes containing:
- a CDS encoding alpha-N-arabinofuranosidase; protein product: MLRAHVALNPAAVVAPVNRRTFGSFVEHMGRCVYTGIYEPGHPSADEDGFRTDVLALARELGVSMVRYPGGNFVSGYRWEDGVGPREQRPRRRDLAWRSIETNEVGIDEFAKWAEKAGVEIMYAVNLGTRGVQEALDVHEYINHPEGTALSERRRANGAEKPYGVKIWCLGNELDGPWQTGHKTAEEYGLLAASTARALRSAEPDLELVACGSSSSSMPTFGAWESTVLEHAYDVVDYVSCHAYYEEHDGDLGSFLASAVDMDHFVNSIVATADAVGARLKSTKKINLSFDEWNVWYLSRFQNAPLPSEWGVAPRVIEDQYNVADAVVVGNLLISLLRHSDRVTAACQAQLVNVIAPIMTEPGGPAWRQTIFHPFARTAALAKGDVLETRIDSPTYETARHGEAALIDAVATHDEATGEVTVFVVNRSQSEPVELAVDLTAFGTGLTVAESVTLTDDDVRASNTRDEPDRVTLRPTAGGVATDGTTVTLSLPPVSWTALHLTRSA
- a CDS encoding carbohydrate ABC transporter permease, which translates into the protein MNGKSERAGIVPHVVMGVMAIYFLLPFWWLLVAATKDNDGLFLSAPLWFSDFHLVDNLKTVFSQENGIYLVWLRNSALYAVVSGVGATAVSALAGYAFAKLRFPGRTKLFALLLGLIMVPATALVLPTYLLMSKAGLVDSIWAVILPSLLNPFGVYLLRVYTHESVPDEMLEAARIDGAGELRVFTSVALPAMRPALVTVLLFSMVASWNNFFLPLVMLSDDHLFPLTVGLRTWYMSATLGNGGEALFNVIVTGALVAIVPLIAAFLLLQRYWRGGLTIGAVK
- a CDS encoding carbohydrate ABC transporter permease; translated protein: MTQVETRSAAAPAVAGPAPRFKRGREAVTGWLFVAPFVVLLVAFLLLPMAYAFKLSLYRSTLIEGEHFALFENYTQAFKDPLVREGVVRVILFGLVQTPVMIGVALLAALLIDHATSRFSRIFRLAAFVPYAVPVVIGTLMWGFLYSKDTGPFGSVLHIDFLSSSWVLASLGNVVTWQWAGYNMIVLYAALQGLPREVYESARIDGAGPAQIAWRIKTPMISSAIVLATLFTILGTLQFFTEPLILQPLNPGSITQHYTPNVYAFNQAFSFQQYNYSAAISFLLGAVVFVGSYIFLFATRKRSAL